A single window of Streptomyces xanthii DNA harbors:
- the cobC gene encoding Rv2231c family pyridoxal phosphate-dependent protein CobC, with protein MTVTRVPDSAGVAVGDGPDLRHHGDAEVRDDGEKLTDLAVNVRTGTPPVWLRERIGTALEGLAAYPDGRAARAAVARLHGVPVERVLLTAGAAEAFVLLARALRVRRPVVVHPQFTEPEAALEDAGHVVRRVLLREEDGFRLDPSLVPEDADLVVVGNPTNPTSVLHPAGVLAALARPGRVLVVDEAFMDAVPGEREALAGRTDVPGLVVLRSLTKTWGLAGLRIGYVVAAPEIVAELERAQPLWPVSSPALVAALGCVSDRGVAEAGAAALAVAGDREHLVGRLRELAGFGVSVVGPAEGPFLLVRVPGAAAVRGALREVGIAVRRGDTFPGLGEDWIRVAVRDRATSDTLVSELGRILAP; from the coding sequence GTGACGGTGACCCGCGTCCCGGACTCCGCCGGCGTCGCCGTCGGGGACGGGCCCGATCTGCGGCATCACGGGGACGCGGAGGTGCGGGACGACGGGGAGAAGCTGACGGATCTCGCGGTGAACGTGCGGACCGGGACGCCGCCGGTGTGGCTGCGGGAGCGGATCGGTACGGCCCTGGAGGGGCTCGCCGCGTATCCGGACGGGCGGGCGGCGCGGGCCGCTGTGGCCCGGCTGCATGGGGTGCCCGTGGAGCGGGTGCTGCTGACGGCCGGTGCGGCGGAGGCTTTCGTGCTGCTCGCGCGGGCGCTGCGGGTGCGGCGGCCGGTGGTCGTGCATCCGCAGTTCACCGAGCCGGAGGCGGCGCTGGAGGACGCGGGGCACGTGGTGCGGCGGGTGCTGCTGCGGGAGGAGGACGGGTTCCGGCTCGACCCGTCGCTCGTGCCCGAGGACGCGGATCTGGTCGTCGTCGGCAACCCGACCAATCCGACGTCCGTGCTGCATCCGGCCGGGGTGCTCGCCGCGCTGGCCCGTCCCGGGCGGGTCCTCGTGGTGGACGAGGCGTTCATGGACGCGGTGCCGGGTGAGCGGGAGGCGCTGGCGGGCCGCACGGACGTGCCCGGCCTCGTGGTGCTGCGGAGCCTGACGAAGACGTGGGGGCTGGCGGGACTGCGGATCGGGTACGTCGTGGCGGCGCCGGAGATCGTGGCGGAGCTGGAGCGGGCGCAGCCCTTGTGGCCGGTGTCGTCGCCGGCGCTGGTCGCCGCGCTGGGCTGCGTGTCCGATCGGGGGGTCGCCGAAGCGGGGGCCGCCGCGCTGGCCGTCGCCGGGGACCGGGAGCATCTCGTCGGGCGGTTGCGGGAGTTGGCCGGGTTCGGGGTGTCCGTGGTGGGGCCGGCGGAGGGGCCGTTCCTGCTGGTCCGGGTGCCGGGCGCTGCCGCGGTTCGGGGGGCGCTGCGGGAGGTGGGGATCGCGGTGCGGCGGGGTGACACGTTTCCCGGGCTCGGGGAGGACTGGATCCGGGTGGCGGTGCGGGACCGGGCCACGTCCGACACCCTTGTCTCCGAGCTGGGCCGGATCCTCGCGCCGTAG
- a CDS encoding SCO1860 family LAETG-anchored protein: protein MSSTTTFRRLAATAVATALAAGPVLLAGAGPAAATGDRGGKASAVVLRTGLDVSLLNKTVNVPLKVSLNEVQAPASADKTALTVNLDGVEKGQPINVLRADVAKARATVADGTAEGFTQLAHAKVHVPGLPLLSLIEVDEVTSKARCVAGQAPVAESNLLGAVTILGKKVTLTTGGTTEVKVPGVGEVSLTLSEKSTTSTTAAASALHLKVSVNPLKLNVAEVEGEVTLAGATCESPKAVAAPKPAEVEPQAEKGERPVEAAQKPEKEADLAETGGSSMTPYVAGGAIALLIAGAGAVGMARRGRSRA from the coding sequence ATGTCCAGCACCACTACGTTCCGCCGTCTCGCCGCGACCGCCGTCGCCACCGCGCTCGCCGCGGGACCCGTCCTCCTCGCGGGCGCGGGCCCGGCCGCCGCCACCGGCGACCGCGGCGGCAAGGCCTCCGCCGTCGTGCTCCGCACCGGCCTGGACGTCTCCCTGCTCAACAAGACCGTGAACGTCCCGCTCAAGGTCTCGCTCAACGAGGTGCAGGCGCCCGCCAGCGCCGACAAGACCGCCCTCACCGTGAACCTGGACGGCGTCGAGAAGGGACAGCCGATCAACGTCCTGCGCGCCGACGTCGCCAAGGCCAGGGCGACCGTCGCCGACGGCACCGCCGAGGGCTTCACCCAGCTCGCCCACGCCAAGGTCCACGTCCCCGGCCTGCCGCTGCTCTCCCTCATCGAGGTCGACGAGGTCACCTCCAAGGCCCGCTGCGTGGCCGGCCAGGCGCCCGTCGCCGAGTCGAACCTCCTCGGGGCCGTCACCATCCTCGGCAAGAAGGTCACGCTGACCACCGGCGGGACGACCGAGGTCAAGGTGCCCGGGGTCGGCGAGGTCTCCCTCACCCTCTCCGAGAAGTCCACGACCTCCACGACCGCGGCGGCCTCCGCGCTGCACCTCAAGGTCTCCGTGAACCCGTTGAAGCTCAACGTGGCCGAGGTCGAGGGCGAGGTGACCCTCGCCGGGGCGACCTGCGAGTCCCCCAAGGCCGTCGCCGCGCCGAAGCCGGCCGAGGTCGAGCCGCAGGCCGAGAAGGGGGAGCGGCCGGTCGAGGCCGCGCAGAAGCCGGAGAAGGAGGCTGACCTCGCGGAGACGGGGGGTAGTTCGATGACGCCGTACGTGGCGGGCGGGGCGATCGCTCTCCTGATCGCCGGTGCGGGTGCGGTGGGCATGGCGCGCCGGGGTCGCAGTCGCGCCTAG